The following proteins are encoded in a genomic region of Mycolicibacterium rutilum:
- a CDS encoding flavodoxin family protein codes for MTDNHFAVTPTVIIAYHSGFGHTARLAEAVAAGAAAAGADVTTLAVDEITDTDWATLDSADAIIFGTPTYMGNVSAGFQAFTEKTGRRCIEGTWRDKVAAGFTNSGGKSGDKLNTLVSLAVFAAQHHMHWVSLGLPPGWNHSLSSEADLNRLGFFLGAGAQTDVDVDPDGVHPSDVETCRHLGGRVAMVARQVRVGRELTAAVSSPAASSEPVH; via the coding sequence ATGACCGACAACCACTTCGCGGTCACCCCGACGGTGATCATCGCCTATCACTCCGGTTTCGGGCACACCGCCCGCCTGGCCGAGGCGGTCGCGGCCGGTGCCGCTGCGGCGGGCGCCGACGTCACCACGCTCGCCGTCGACGAGATCACCGACACCGACTGGGCGACACTGGATTCCGCCGATGCCATCATCTTCGGCACCCCGACGTACATGGGCAACGTGTCGGCGGGGTTCCAGGCGTTCACCGAGAAGACCGGGCGCCGGTGCATCGAGGGCACCTGGCGCGACAAGGTCGCCGCCGGGTTCACCAACTCGGGCGGCAAGAGCGGCGACAAGCTGAACACCCTGGTGTCCCTGGCGGTCTTCGCCGCTCAGCACCACATGCACTGGGTGAGCCTGGGACTGCCGCCGGGCTGGAACCATTCGCTGTCCAGCGAGGCCGACCTCAACCGGCTCGGGTTCTTCCTCGGCGCGGGCGCGCAGACCGATGTGGACGTCGACCCGGACGGGGTGCACCCGTCCGACGTCGAGACGTGCCGCCACCTCGGTGGCCGGGTCGCGATGGTCGCGCGGCAGGTGAGGGTGGGCCGCGAACTCACTGCAGCGGTTTCATCTCCTGCAGCATCGTCGGAACCAGTTCACTGA
- a CDS encoding SRPBCC family protein, translating into MTDPYGQLTVDGDRAVLTFERRLPYPVHTVWAAITDPAERDAWFGTTKIDARQGGSIEMVPHGPPLPADSTRMTGRILVWDPPHVFEHEWRQSIVDDGVVRYELTADGSGTHLRFTHRGLSRRHGGGFLGGTHAYLDRLRAHLDGEPLPDWSQRRAEINSRMELESR; encoded by the coding sequence ATGACCGACCCCTACGGGCAGCTGACCGTCGACGGCGACCGCGCCGTGCTGACCTTCGAACGCCGTCTGCCCTATCCGGTGCACACGGTGTGGGCGGCGATCACCGATCCCGCTGAACGGGACGCGTGGTTCGGTACCACGAAAATCGATGCCCGCCAGGGTGGTTCGATCGAGATGGTGCCGCACGGACCTCCGCTGCCCGCTGACAGCACGCGGATGACAGGCCGCATCCTGGTCTGGGACCCGCCGCATGTGTTCGAGCACGAGTGGCGGCAGTCCATCGTCGACGACGGCGTGGTCCGCTACGAACTGACCGCCGACGGATCAGGGACACATCTGCGCTTCACCCACCGCGGCCTGAGCCGGCGCCACGGGGGCGGCTTCCTCGGCGGGACCCACGCCTACCTGGACCGGCTCCGGGCCCATCTGGACGGCGAACCCCTGCCGGACTGGAGCCAGCGCCGCGCCGAGATCAACAGCAGAATGGAGCTCGAAAGCCGATGA
- a CDS encoding ArsR/SmtB family transcription factor has protein sequence MDVFEAVAEPSRRALLDALVDGERTAGELVATLPGLTQPTVSRHLRILREVGLVEVRPDAQRRIYALRADGLLAIDDWIDRYRRLWTDHLDALERHLARKHEEAP, from the coding sequence ATGGACGTGTTCGAAGCGGTCGCCGAGCCCAGTCGTCGGGCCCTGCTGGACGCGCTCGTCGACGGGGAGCGCACCGCAGGTGAGCTGGTGGCGACCCTGCCTGGGCTGACACAGCCGACGGTGTCCCGACACCTGCGCATCCTGCGGGAGGTCGGCCTGGTCGAGGTCCGCCCGGACGCGCAACGCCGCATCTACGCGTTGCGCGCCGACGGACTGCTGGCGATCGACGACTGGATCGACCGTTACCGGCGCCTGTGGACCGATCACCTCGACGCACTCGAGCGCCACCTGGCCAGAAAACACGAGGAGGCACCATGA
- a CDS encoding YiaA/YiaB family inner membrane protein translates to MDTLTNSRTTPAYFLQAAIAFGVSLLGMLGGILFLPLDPWQRLFLGMTALFVVTSAFTLAKVIRDQQEAATIRVRLDEARIERLIAEHDPFSSTT, encoded by the coding sequence ATGGACACACTCACCAACTCCCGCACCACCCCCGCGTACTTCCTGCAGGCCGCGATCGCCTTCGGGGTCAGCCTGCTCGGCATGCTCGGCGGCATCCTGTTCCTGCCCCTCGATCCGTGGCAGCGGCTGTTTCTCGGCATGACCGCGCTCTTCGTGGTCACCAGCGCATTCACGCTGGCCAAGGTGATCCGCGACCAGCAGGAGGCTGCCACGATCCGGGTCCGGCTCGACGAGGCCCGCATCGAACGGCTGATCGCCGAACACGATCCGTTCAGCTCGACCACATGA
- a CDS encoding thioesterase family protein — protein sequence MIDSYYRRVDSDGDSQVFASTDGTRSNWDPQIQHGSPPLALMTKMIEELARDPGLRIGRLTLDILGAIPVAQVRVRAWVDRPGARISLMVAEMTAARPDGTWRAVARVTAWLLATSDTADAATDRYPPLIEGQAAAVPHGWVGVPGYLDTVTWRRQPDTGESGHVIWMSPIVALVDSEPTTALQRLAMVVDSANGAGAVLDPERFVFMNTDTAVHLHRLPEGDDFAVRARGSIGPDGIGVTTAELFDRRGFIGTSAQTLFVQRRP from the coding sequence GTGATCGACTCCTACTACCGTCGCGTCGACAGCGACGGAGATAGTCAGGTGTTCGCCTCCACCGACGGCACCCGCAGCAATTGGGATCCGCAAATCCAGCACGGCTCACCGCCACTGGCGTTGATGACCAAGATGATCGAGGAGCTGGCGCGCGACCCGGGGCTGCGCATCGGCCGGTTGACCCTCGACATCCTCGGCGCGATACCGGTCGCGCAGGTGCGAGTACGGGCCTGGGTGGACCGCCCGGGCGCACGCATCTCGCTGATGGTCGCCGAGATGACGGCCGCCAGACCGGACGGCACGTGGCGCGCCGTCGCGCGGGTCACGGCGTGGCTGCTGGCCACCAGCGATACCGCCGACGCGGCCACCGACCGCTATCCCCCGCTCATCGAAGGGCAGGCGGCGGCGGTGCCGCACGGCTGGGTCGGGGTACCGGGCTACCTGGATACCGTGACGTGGCGGCGGCAGCCCGACACGGGCGAGAGCGGTCACGTCATCTGGATGAGTCCAATTGTCGCACTTGTCGATTCGGAGCCGACGACCGCGCTGCAGCGGCTGGCGATGGTGGTGGACAGCGCCAACGGCGCGGGCGCCGTGCTGGATCCCGAGCGGTTCGTGTTCATGAACACCGACACCGCGGTTCACCTGCACCGGTTACCCGAAGGCGACGATTTCGCAGTGCGCGCCCGCGGGTCGATCGGCCCCGACGGGATCGGTGTGACGACCGCCGAACTGTTCGACCGGCGCGGTTTCATCGGCACCTCGGCGCAGACCCTGTTCGTGCAGCGGCGACCGTGA
- a CDS encoding RecB family exonuclease, with translation MTERGEQKRRPALSPSRAADFKQCPLLYRFRAIDRLPEPPSVAQVRGSVVHAALEQLYALPAAQRGADTALTLVDPAWDRVAAEKPELADEIEPGLRATLLTEARALLSGYYRLEDPTRFEPQSCEQRVEVELEDGTLLRGFVDRIDVAPTGELRVVDYKTGKAPPEARAQAEFKAMFQMKFYAVALLRSRGVMPTRLRLLYLADGQILDYTPDLDELLRFEKTLMAIWRAIRTAGATGDFRPRPSALCDWCAHHAHCPVFGGTPPPYPGWPEAPDEGPPGADDAVLHTAEPAA, from the coding sequence GTGACCGAGCGGGGTGAGCAGAAGAGACGGCCGGCGCTGTCGCCGTCGCGGGCCGCCGACTTCAAGCAGTGCCCGCTGCTGTATCGGTTCCGGGCCATCGACCGGCTGCCCGAGCCGCCGTCGGTGGCGCAGGTGCGCGGTTCGGTCGTGCACGCCGCGCTCGAACAGCTCTATGCGCTGCCCGCCGCGCAGCGCGGCGCGGACACCGCGCTGACGCTGGTGGACCCGGCGTGGGACCGCGTCGCCGCCGAGAAACCGGAACTCGCCGACGAGATCGAACCCGGCCTGCGGGCGACGCTGCTGACCGAGGCCCGGGCACTGCTGTCCGGCTACTACCGGCTCGAGGACCCCACCCGCTTCGAACCGCAGAGCTGCGAACAACGCGTCGAGGTCGAACTCGAGGACGGCACGCTGCTGCGCGGTTTCGTCGACCGCATCGACGTCGCGCCGACCGGCGAGCTGCGCGTGGTCGACTACAAGACCGGCAAGGCGCCGCCGGAGGCCCGGGCGCAGGCCGAATTCAAGGCCATGTTCCAGATGAAGTTCTACGCGGTGGCGCTGCTGCGCTCTCGCGGCGTGATGCCGACCCGGCTGCGGCTGCTGTATCTCGCCGACGGCCAGATCCTCGACTACACCCCAGACCTCGATGAGCTGCTGCGGTTCGAGAAGACGCTGATGGCGATCTGGCGAGCGATCCGAACTGCAGGCGCCACAGGCGATTTCCGGCCGCGCCCCTCGGCGCTGTGCGACTGGTGTGCCCACCACGCGCACTGCCCGGTGTTCGGCGGCACCCCGCCGCCGTACCCGGGCTGGCCAGAGGCGCCCGACGAAGGGCCGCCGGGAGCTGACGACGCCGTGCTGCACACCGCGGAGCCGGCTGCGTGA
- a CDS encoding tRNA (adenine-N1)-methyltransferase has product MPRTGPFAVGDRVQLTDAKGRHYTMVLTPGGEFHTHRGIIALDTVIGLPEGSVVKSTSGDQFLVLRPLLVDYVMSMPRGAQVVYPKDAAQIVHEGDIFPGARVLEAGAGSGALTCSLLRAVGPEGRVISYEVREDHAVHAERNVDTFFGARPQNWDLVIADLNEYDGPQVDRVVLDMLAPWEVLDTVAGALVAGGVLMIYVATVTQLSRAVEALREQQCWTEPRAWESMQRGWHVVGLAVRPQHTMRGHTAFLISARKLAPGAVAPIPARRKRQPGAAAP; this is encoded by the coding sequence GTGCCAAGAACCGGTCCGTTCGCCGTGGGCGATCGGGTGCAGCTCACCGACGCCAAGGGGCGCCACTACACGATGGTGCTCACTCCCGGCGGCGAGTTCCACACCCATCGCGGGATCATCGCGCTCGACACGGTGATCGGGCTGCCCGAAGGCAGCGTGGTCAAATCCACCAGCGGCGACCAGTTCCTGGTGCTGCGTCCGCTGTTGGTCGATTACGTGATGTCGATGCCGCGCGGCGCCCAGGTCGTCTACCCCAAGGACGCCGCCCAGATCGTGCACGAGGGCGATATCTTCCCGGGCGCCCGGGTACTCGAGGCCGGTGCCGGCTCGGGTGCGCTGACGTGTTCGCTGCTGCGTGCCGTCGGGCCGGAGGGCCGGGTGATCTCCTACGAGGTCCGCGAGGACCACGCTGTGCACGCCGAACGCAACGTCGACACCTTCTTCGGTGCCCGCCCGCAGAACTGGGATCTGGTGATCGCCGACCTCAACGAGTACGACGGCCCGCAAGTGGATCGGGTGGTGCTCGACATGCTGGCCCCGTGGGAGGTGCTCGACACCGTCGCGGGCGCGCTCGTCGCCGGCGGTGTGCTGATGATCTACGTCGCGACCGTGACGCAGCTGTCGCGGGCGGTCGAGGCGCTGCGCGAACAGCAGTGCTGGACCGAACCGCGCGCCTGGGAGAGTATGCAGCGCGGTTGGCACGTCGTCGGCCTGGCGGTGCGGCCCCAGCACACGATGCGCGGGCACACCGCTTTCCTGATCAGTGCCCGCAAGCTGGCGCCGGGTGCGGTCGCGCCGATTCCGGCCCGGCGCAAGCGCCAGCCCGGCGCCGCAGCGCCCTAG
- a CDS encoding DUF503 domain-containing protein has translation MWIGWLEFDLLLGDVRSLKQKRSAIRPVIAELHRRFAVSAAETGAQDLHRRASIGVAMVAADRAHVVEVLDAAERLVAARPELELLSTRRGLRRSTDD, from the coding sequence ATGTGGATCGGCTGGCTGGAATTCGACCTGCTGCTCGGTGACGTGCGCTCGCTCAAACAGAAACGCTCCGCGATCCGGCCGGTGATCGCCGAGCTGCACCGGCGCTTCGCGGTTTCGGCAGCCGAGACCGGCGCCCAGGATCTGCATCGGCGCGCCAGTATCGGTGTCGCCATGGTCGCCGCGGACCGCGCGCACGTGGTCGAGGTGCTCGATGCCGCCGAACGCCTGGTCGCCGCGCGCCCCGAGCTCGAACTGCTGTCGACGCGGCGCGGTCTTCGCCGCAGCACCGACGACTAG
- the arc gene encoding proteasome ATPase: MSESERSGAYSEGFDTAGAGTPGMSSEEAAELEELRREAAVLREQLENAVGPQSGLRSARDVHQLEARIDSLAARNAKLMETLKEARQQLLALREEVDRLGQPPSGYGVLLDVQDDDTVDVFTSGRKMRLTCSPNIDTKTLKQGQTVRLNEALTVVEAGNFEAVGEISTLREILSDGHRALVVGHADEERIVWLAEPLVAAEDLPDGYDDDLGDDRPRKLRPGDSLLVDTKAGYAFERIPKAEVEDLVLEEVPDVSYNDIGGLGRQIEQIRDAVELPFLHKELYREYSLRPPKGVLLYGPPGCGKTLIAKAVANSLAKKMAEVRGDDAKEAKSYFLNIKGPELLNKFVGETERHIRLIFQRAREKASEGTPVIVFFDEMDSIFRTRGTGVSSDVETTVVPQLLSEIDGVEGLENVIVIGASNREDMIDPAILRPGRLDVKIKIERPDAEAAQDIFSKYLTEELPVHDDDLSEFSGDRSLTIKAMIEKVVDRMYAEIDDNRFLEVTYANGDKEVMYFKDFNSGAMIQNVVDRAKKYAIKSVLETGQKGLRIQHLLDSIVDEFAENEDLPNTTNPDDWARISGKKGERIVYIRTLVTGKSSSASRAIDTESNLGQYL, encoded by the coding sequence ATGAGTGAATCAGAGCGTTCTGGAGCCTACTCAGAAGGTTTCGACACTGCTGGAGCAGGCACGCCAGGCATGTCGAGTGAGGAAGCTGCCGAGCTCGAGGAACTGCGCCGGGAGGCCGCAGTCCTTCGCGAGCAGCTGGAGAACGCGGTCGGGCCGCAGAGCGGTCTGCGCAGCGCGCGCGACGTTCATCAGCTCGAGGCGCGCATCGATTCGCTGGCAGCGCGCAACGCGAAGCTGATGGAGACCCTCAAGGAGGCCCGCCAGCAGTTGCTCGCGCTGCGCGAGGAGGTCGACCGGCTCGGCCAGCCGCCCAGCGGCTACGGCGTGCTGCTCGACGTTCAGGACGATGACACGGTCGACGTGTTCACCTCCGGGCGCAAGATGCGGCTGACGTGCTCCCCGAACATCGACACCAAGACCCTCAAGCAGGGCCAGACGGTGCGGCTGAACGAGGCGCTGACGGTCGTGGAGGCCGGCAACTTCGAGGCGGTCGGCGAGATCAGCACACTGCGCGAGATCCTCTCCGACGGGCATCGCGCGCTGGTGGTCGGTCACGCCGACGAGGAGCGCATCGTGTGGCTGGCCGAGCCCCTGGTCGCCGCCGAGGACCTGCCCGACGGTTACGACGACGATCTCGGTGACGACCGGCCGCGCAAGCTGCGGCCCGGCGACTCGCTGCTGGTCGACACCAAGGCGGGTTACGCATTCGAGCGCATCCCCAAGGCCGAGGTCGAGGACCTGGTCCTCGAAGAGGTGCCCGACGTCAGCTACAACGACATCGGCGGCCTGGGACGCCAGATCGAGCAGATCCGCGATGCGGTCGAGCTGCCGTTCCTGCACAAGGAGCTGTACCGGGAGTACTCGTTGCGCCCACCCAAGGGCGTGCTGCTCTACGGCCCGCCCGGTTGCGGTAAGACGCTGATCGCCAAGGCGGTGGCCAACTCGCTGGCCAAGAAGATGGCCGAGGTGCGTGGTGACGACGCCAAGGAGGCGAAGTCCTACTTCCTCAACATCAAGGGCCCCGAGCTGCTGAACAAGTTCGTCGGTGAGACCGAGCGCCACATCCGGCTGATCTTCCAGCGGGCCCGCGAGAAGGCGTCCGAGGGCACCCCGGTGATCGTGTTCTTCGACGAGATGGACTCGATCTTCCGCACCCGCGGTACCGGCGTCAGCTCCGATGTGGAGACGACGGTCGTGCCGCAGCTGCTCAGCGAGATCGACGGCGTCGAGGGGCTGGAGAACGTCATCGTGATCGGCGCCTCCAACCGCGAGGACATGATCGACCCGGCGATCCTGCGGCCCGGCCGCCTGGACGTCAAGATCAAGATCGAGCGGCCCGATGCCGAAGCGGCGCAGGACATCTTCAGCAAGTACCTCACCGAGGAACTGCCGGTGCACGACGACGACCTCTCCGAGTTCTCGGGTGACCGGTCGCTGACGATCAAGGCGATGATCGAAAAGGTCGTCGACCGGATGTACGCCGAGATCGACGACAACCGCTTCCTGGAGGTGACCTACGCCAACGGCGACAAAGAGGTCATGTACTTCAAGGACTTCAACTCCGGCGCGATGATTCAGAACGTCGTCGACCGGGCCAAGAAGTACGCGATCAAGTCGGTGCTCGAGACCGGGCAGAAGGGCCTGCGCATCCAGCACCTGCTGGATTCGATCGTCGACGAGTTCGCCGAGAACGAGGACCTGCCCAACACCACCAATCCGGATGACTGGGCACGGATCTCGGGCAAGAAGGGCGAGCGGATCGTCTACATCCGCACGCTGGTCACCGGCAAGTCGTCGAGCGCCAGCAGGGCCATCGACACCGAGTCGAACCTGGGCCAATACCTGTAG
- a CDS encoding DUF732 domain-containing protein: MKKLFAAATAALALAIGTAVPAHADEESYLTDLANNDFEGDVDVALEMGYQICTDVQHGVPQETTVQAIYENTGEGVAIADAQYIYEAAVIHLC, translated from the coding sequence ATGAAGAAGCTGTTCGCGGCCGCGACGGCGGCGCTGGCGCTGGCGATCGGCACGGCGGTGCCCGCACACGCCGACGAGGAGAGTTACCTCACCGACCTGGCCAACAACGACTTCGAGGGCGACGTCGACGTCGCGCTGGAGATGGGGTACCAGATCTGTACCGACGTCCAGCACGGCGTTCCTCAGGAGACCACCGTTCAGGCGATCTACGAGAACACCGGTGAGGGGGTCGCGATCGCCGACGCCCAGTACATCTACGAGGCCGCCGTCATCCACCTGTGCTGA
- a CDS encoding sensor histidine kinase: MKRRLSSIRGVSARSAFVAATVVLVAFGLAGAAFATGLYRIMLSSVDSAGADRVAAIATAIEAGELNRVDQALLATDQRIVAVQVIRENGVVVLRSPSAPSTPLVPLGEIGDGLHIGMPGQTSPFGSIRLSAQTVDGAGGRFTILVGEDAATVASTVRTVVVALAVSGPIVVVVSALATYLLVRRSMRSVDEIRSRVADITTSDLTGRVPVPDSRDEIAALAVTMNEMLARIEAGHAAQRRFVGDASHELRSPLTTIVSALEVATAHPELLTRELATTTLIPEVQRMKVLVDDLLLLARADEQMLGIHRDDVDLDDIAATEVERLRRETTLTVKAVIAPVRLVGDAESLSRVLRNLLDNAARHATTTVELQVAQSGDTAVLVVSDDGPGIPVQDRVRVFDRFVRLEPDRSRSRGGAGLGLAIVREIVAAHRGTAVIADRPGGGAAVTVELPIA, translated from the coding sequence ATGAAGCGGCGGCTGAGTTCCATTCGGGGCGTATCGGCACGGTCGGCGTTCGTGGCGGCCACCGTGGTCCTGGTCGCCTTCGGTCTGGCGGGCGCCGCCTTCGCGACGGGGCTGTACCGGATCATGCTGTCCAGCGTGGATTCGGCGGGCGCCGACCGGGTGGCCGCCATCGCCACCGCGATCGAGGCGGGTGAGTTGAACCGCGTCGACCAAGCGTTGCTGGCCACCGACCAGCGCATCGTCGCGGTGCAGGTGATCCGCGAGAACGGTGTCGTGGTACTGCGCTCGCCCTCGGCGCCCAGCACGCCGCTGGTGCCGTTGGGCGAGATCGGTGACGGTCTGCACATCGGAATGCCGGGACAGACATCGCCGTTCGGCTCGATCCGGCTGAGCGCACAGACCGTCGACGGGGCAGGCGGACGGTTCACCATCCTGGTCGGGGAGGACGCCGCGACGGTCGCGTCGACGGTGCGCACGGTCGTGGTGGCGTTGGCGGTGTCGGGTCCGATCGTGGTGGTCGTGTCGGCGTTGGCGACGTATCTGCTCGTCCGGCGGTCGATGCGATCGGTGGACGAAATCCGTTCGCGGGTCGCCGATATCACGACCTCCGACCTGACCGGGCGGGTGCCGGTGCCCGACAGCCGCGACGAGATCGCCGCGTTGGCCGTCACGATGAACGAGATGCTCGCCCGCATCGAGGCCGGCCACGCCGCGCAGCGCCGGTTCGTCGGGGACGCGTCGCACGAACTGCGCAGCCCGCTGACCACCATCGTGTCCGCGCTGGAGGTGGCCACCGCGCATCCCGAATTGCTCACCAGGGAACTCGCGACGACGACCTTGATCCCCGAGGTGCAACGGATGAAGGTGCTCGTCGACGATCTGCTGCTGCTGGCCCGCGCCGACGAACAGATGCTGGGCATACACCGCGACGACGTCGACCTCGACGACATCGCCGCCACCGAGGTCGAACGGCTCAGGCGCGAGACGACGTTGACGGTGAAGGCCGTCATCGCGCCGGTGCGCCTCGTCGGGGATGCCGAATCGCTCTCGCGGGTGCTGCGCAACCTGCTCGACAACGCGGCCCGCCACGCCACCACGACGGTCGAGCTTCAGGTCGCCCAGTCAGGTGACACCGCCGTGCTCGTGGTCAGCGACGACGGTCCCGGCATCCCGGTGCAGGACCGGGTCCGCGTATTCGACCGGTTCGTCCGGCTCGAGCCGGACCGCTCGCGCAGCCGCGGCGGCGCCGGGCTGGGGTTGGCGATCGTGCGTGAGATCGTCGCCGCGCACCGCGGCACCGCGGTCATCGCCGATCGCCCCGGCGGCGGTGCCGCCGTGACCGTCGAACTGCCGATCGCCTAG
- a CDS encoding response regulator transcription factor, with protein MRVLIVEDEPRLAATLEAGLRAENFVVVVVDNGVDGLWQAVENDFDVIVLDIMLPTMSGYEVLRQLRAREVWTPVLMLTAKDGDYDQADAFDLGADDYLTKPFSFIVLVARLRALVRRTAPQRPIVLTAGTLTLDPARKVVLRDATPISLTPREFGLLEYLMRNMDTVVTKTEILQNVWDAHYEGADNIVEVYVGYLRRKIDMPFGTNTIDTVRGVGYRLESGS; from the coding sequence ATGAGAGTCCTTATCGTCGAGGACGAACCGCGCTTGGCGGCCACGCTCGAAGCCGGGCTGCGCGCCGAGAACTTCGTGGTGGTCGTCGTCGACAACGGCGTCGACGGGCTGTGGCAGGCGGTCGAGAACGACTTCGACGTCATCGTGCTCGACATCATGTTGCCCACGATGAGCGGCTACGAGGTGCTGCGGCAGTTGCGGGCCCGCGAGGTGTGGACCCCGGTGCTGATGCTGACCGCCAAGGACGGCGATTACGACCAGGCCGACGCGTTCGATCTCGGCGCCGATGACTACCTGACCAAACCGTTCTCGTTCATCGTGCTGGTGGCGCGGCTGCGGGCGCTGGTCCGCCGCACCGCTCCCCAACGCCCCATAGTGCTGACCGCGGGCACGCTGACGTTGGACCCCGCCCGCAAGGTGGTGCTGCGCGACGCCACCCCCATCTCGCTGACTCCACGGGAATTCGGGCTGCTGGAGTACCTGATGCGCAACATGGACACTGTGGTGACGAAAACGGAGATCCTGCAGAACGTTTGGGACGCCCACTACGAGGGTGCCGACAACATCGTCGAGGTCTACGTCGGCTATCTGCGCCGCAAGATCGATATGCCATTCGGCACCAACACCATCGACACGGTCAGAGGTGTGGGATACCGCCTCGAGTCGGGCAGCTAG
- a CDS encoding MspA family porin encodes MTFAAVFVSSGTAQAGLDNELTLNDEQGRTLTIQQWDTFLNGVFPLDRNRLTREWFHSGRAKYIVAGESADDFEGTLELGYQIGFPWSLGVGINFSYTTPNILISDAPITNPLSSIITPNLLPGVSISADLGNGPGIQEVATFSVDVAGAEGEVAVSNAHGTVTGAAGGILLRPFARLIATTGDSVTTYGDPWNMN; translated from the coding sequence ATGACATTCGCAGCGGTGTTCGTCAGCAGCGGAACCGCCCAGGCGGGCCTGGACAACGAGCTCACCCTCAACGACGAACAGGGCCGGACGCTGACCATCCAGCAGTGGGACACGTTCCTCAACGGCGTGTTCCCATTGGACCGCAACCGGCTGACCCGCGAGTGGTTCCACTCCGGCCGAGCCAAGTACATCGTCGCCGGCGAAAGCGCCGACGACTTCGAGGGCACGCTCGAGCTGGGCTACCAGATCGGTTTCCCGTGGTCGCTGGGTGTGGGGATCAACTTCAGCTACACCACCCCCAACATCTTGATCAGCGACGCGCCGATCACCAACCCGCTGAGCTCGATCATCACCCCGAACCTGCTTCCCGGCGTGTCCATCAGCGCCGACCTCGGTAACGGCCCCGGCATCCAGGAGGTCGCCACGTTCTCCGTCGACGTCGCCGGAGCCGAGGGCGAGGTCGCGGTGAGCAATGCGCACGGCACGGTCACCGGCGCCGCAGGCGGCATCCTGCTGCGGCCCTTCGCGCGACTGATCGCGACAACCGGCGACAGCGTCACCACGTACGGGGATCCCTGGAACATGAACTGA